In one Diabrotica virgifera virgifera chromosome 5, PGI_DIABVI_V3a genomic region, the following are encoded:
- the LOC126885633 gene encoding uncharacterized protein LOC126885633, producing the protein MNVPSLTDLSIKKICETTVSASYFIEQSPLPWTLTKIILKKFPLYKWETMISSAKNDPIPSYKGIEFIACSKHIPSHLRNVVLGKSDWGSIFEDEHSSYCVWANGYYLKQHRLNVCKSCFFAFKNAHETLNKFLLVRYDHTHEVYDADDIVECVYQQPYYWCNSCFTHVLFDLKDYESCVNALHEMPRNNRFDDSEPEV; encoded by the coding sequence ATGAATGTTCCATCATTGACCGACCTGTCTATCAAAAAAATCTGTGAAACAACAGTATCAGCATCATATTTCATCGAGCAGTCCCCCTTGCCGTGgacattaacaaaaataatattaaaaaaatttcctttatATAAATGGGAAACGATGATAAGCAGTGCTAAAAATGATCCTATTCCTTCATATAAAGGAATAGAATTTATTGCTTGCTCTAAACACATACCGTCACATTTAAGAAATGTCGTATTAGGAAAGTCAGATTGGGGGAGTATATTTGAAGATGAACACTCCAGTTATTGTGTATGGGCTAATGGATATTATCTTAAGCAGCATCGCCTAAACGTATGTAAATCATGTTTTTTTGCATTCAAAAATGCTCATGAGACCTTAAATAAATTTTTACTGGTGCGTTACGACCATACTCACGAAGTTTATGATGCTGATGATATCGTTGAATGCGTATATCAGCAACCATATTATTGGTGCAATAGTTGTTTTACTCACGTTTTATTCGATTTAAAAGATTACGAGTCTTGCGTTAATGCATTACATGAAATGCCTAGAAATAACAGGTTTGATGATTCTGAACCAGAAGTCTGA